The window GTTTTTTCTTCTTCTTTTTCACGCTGCCCATGAGAGATCCTCCGGTATGTTCGTTCACAAAGCGCGAATGCTACCACAAAAGGACGGGAAGTGTGATATTCTTTTTTTCACTTTTTTGCGGGGGGCGCCGCGTGACGGAAAAAGAACGGATTCAAGGACGGCCGCTGGAAGGCCGGCCCATCGACGGAACGGAGACCGCCGGGGAACTGCTGTCGAAGGCGTTCCTCTCCTACGGCGGGCGGGAGATCCGCACGGCGTGGGAACTCCTGCGCCGGGCGGTGGAGGAGGACCACACCATCGTGCTCACCCTCTCCGGAGCGATGACGCCGGCGGACCTGGCCCGCACCTGCATCAACCCGCTGATCCGCGCAGGGATCGTGGACGTGATCTGCACCACGGGCGCCAACCTCTACCACGACGCCCACCGCAGCCTCGGCCGGGTGCTGGAGGAGGGGACGCCCCACGTTGACGACCGGTCCCTCCGGGAAGCGGGCGTCATCCGCATCTACGACATTTTCTTCGACGAGGAGGTCCTCTACGAGACGGACCGCTTCTTCAGCCGGATCATCGCCCGGCCGGAATTCCAGAAATCGATGACCACCCCCGAGTTTCATCACCTGCTGGGCGGCTACCTTCAGGAGCTGGAGTCCCGCAACGGCATCCCCGAGGCCGGACGCAGCCTGCTGACGGTCTGCCGCGAGCACGCCGTGCCCATCTTCTGCGGCGCGCCCCAGGACGGGTCCATCTTCCTCAACGTCATCAAGCTCCGGAAACTGCTGGGCGAGAAGTTCGCCTTCCGGCTCGACCTCGTGCAGGACGTCTACGAGTTCGCCGCCGTCCAGTACTGGGCGAAGCGGAAGGGGTCGGGGAAGATGACGGTGCTGATCCTGGGCGGCGGGGTCCCGAAGAACTACACCCTCCAGGGCGAGCCGCTGCTGGAGCAGATTTTCTTCGTCTCCGCCGGCGGCTTCGACATCGACATCCAGGTGAGCGACGCCAACGTGCACACCGGCGGCCTGTCGGGGTGCCCCGCCTCCGAGGGGCACACGTGGGGGAAGACGTCCGCCGAGTGCGTGGTCAACAGCGTCTTCTGCCACGGCGACGTCACCCAGGTCTTCCCCCTGCTCGTCCACGCCGCCCTCCAGCAGGGGCTGAAGAAGGAACCGCGCCGCTTCATGGACCGGCGGGAGGACGTCCTCGCGCTCCTGGACGTCGTCTTCGCGGCGAAACGGGCCGAGATGGAGGAAACACTCGCCTGAGGGCAGGGCCCGGGGGGAAACGCCCGGGGCCGGAACGAACGAGAACGCAGGTTTTGACCACGCCGGCTGAAGCCGGCGCCACTACTTTAAATATCAGGAAAAGACGATGACCAGAACCCGAAAGAAAACCGTCGCCGGGGCCGATCCGACCCCGACCGTCCCGGAAACGCCCGTCGCCGACCCGGCGCCGAAGCCTCCCGCCCCCGAGGTCGCCGCCCCCACGGAGGGCGCGACCCCGGCGCGCACCCGCAGCCGGCGGGGCAAGGCCCGGACCCCGGGCGCCCCGGTGATGGAGAGCCCCGCACCGGAGACTCCCGCGCCGGAGAGCCCCGCGCCGGTTGTCGACGCGTCCCCCGCGGCGGCTGCCCGCCCGGAGGGAACGGCCCCGAAACGAGCCCGCACCCGTCGCGGCCAGTCGCCGCCTCCG of the Acidobacteriota bacterium genome contains:
- a CDS encoding deoxyhypusine synthase family protein → MTEKERIQGRPLEGRPIDGTETAGELLSKAFLSYGGREIRTAWELLRRAVEEDHTIVLTLSGAMTPADLARTCINPLIRAGIVDVICTTGANLYHDAHRSLGRVLEEGTPHVDDRSLREAGVIRIYDIFFDEEVLYETDRFFSRIIARPEFQKSMTTPEFHHLLGGYLQELESRNGIPEAGRSLLTVCREHAVPIFCGAPQDGSIFLNVIKLRKLLGEKFAFRLDLVQDVYEFAAVQYWAKRKGSGKMTVLILGGGVPKNYTLQGEPLLEQIFFVSAGGFDIDIQVSDANVHTGGLSGCPASEGHTWGKTSAECVVNSVFCHGDVTQVFPLLVHAALQQGLKKEPRRFMDRREDVLALLDVVFAAKRAEMEETLA